In the Streptomyces sp. cg36 genome, one interval contains:
- a CDS encoding ATP-binding protein, which produces MRRPRWTATLTWKAAVFITVMCCALAALLGVLVHVSVTRQTVGQARDKALDRLTEVTRAYEAGEPLPPGTGVDLTGLPPSLRALAVSGQRGTLVADDARGRPTMWAAGPADGRAIAATIDYSQGARTINGLDQAILGSSILAIGATLLVGVLGVTRVTRRLHQTATVARRIGAGDLDARVDDPRAKDPSRPQDEVATVAGALDTMAGTLQNKLLSEQRFTADVAHELRTPLTGLHAAAELLPEGRPAELVRDRVRAMRSLTEDLLEISRLEAGSETVDLDLEYLGPLVERVVRGSGTGARVVVVRDACVETDKRRLERVLANLVGNAHKHGAAPVELTVDGPVVTVRDHGAGFPAYLLDHGPQRFRTEGGSKGHGLGLTIAVGQAAVLGARLRFANAPDGGAIAWLTLPEYRDADGSSGAAEEPGPA; this is translated from the coding sequence ATGAGGCGGCCCCGCTGGACGGCGACGCTCACCTGGAAGGCCGCCGTCTTCATCACCGTCATGTGCTGCGCGCTCGCGGCGCTCCTCGGCGTGCTCGTCCACGTATCGGTGACCCGGCAGACGGTCGGCCAGGCCCGCGACAAGGCCCTGGACCGGCTCACCGAGGTCACCCGCGCCTACGAGGCGGGCGAGCCGCTGCCGCCCGGCACCGGCGTCGACCTCACGGGCCTGCCGCCGTCGCTGCGCGCCCTCGCCGTCTCCGGCCAGCGCGGCACGCTCGTCGCCGACGACGCGCGCGGGCGCCCCACCATGTGGGCGGCGGGCCCGGCGGACGGGCGGGCGATAGCCGCCACCATCGACTACAGCCAGGGCGCCCGCACCATCAACGGCCTGGACCAGGCGATCCTCGGCTCGTCCATCCTCGCCATCGGCGCCACCCTGCTGGTCGGCGTCCTCGGCGTCACCCGGGTCACCCGGCGGCTGCACCAGACGGCCACGGTGGCCCGCCGGATCGGCGCGGGCGACCTGGACGCCCGGGTCGACGACCCCCGGGCCAAGGACCCCTCGCGCCCGCAGGACGAGGTGGCCACGGTCGCCGGGGCGCTCGACACCATGGCCGGGACGCTCCAGAACAAGCTGCTGAGCGAGCAGCGCTTCACCGCGGACGTGGCGCACGAGCTGCGCACCCCGCTCACCGGGCTGCACGCGGCGGCCGAACTGCTGCCCGAGGGGCGGCCCGCGGAGCTGGTGCGCGACCGGGTGCGCGCGATGCGCTCGCTCACCGAGGACCTGCTGGAGATCTCCCGGCTGGAGGCGGGCAGCGAGACCGTCGACCTGGACCTGGAGTACCTGGGCCCGCTGGTGGAGCGGGTGGTGCGCGGGTCGGGGACCGGGGCCCGGGTCGTGGTGGTCCGCGACGCCTGTGTGGAGACCGACAAGCGGCGTCTGGAGCGGGTGCTGGCCAATCTCGTCGGCAACGCGCACAAGCACGGCGCCGCCCCGGTCGAACTGACCGTGGACGGCCCGGTGGTGACCGTGCGGGACCACGGCGCCGGCTTCCCGGCGTACCTGCTGGACCACGGCCCGCAGCGCTTCCGCACCGAGGGCGGCAGCAAGGGCCACGGCCTCGGACTGACCATCGCGGTCGGCCAGGCGGCGGTGCTCGGGGCGCGGCTGCGGTTCGCCAACGCGCCGGACGGCGGCGCGATCGCCTGGCTGACCCTTCCGGAGTACCGGGACGCCGACGGTTCGTCAGGCGCCGCGGAGGAGCCCGGCCCGGCGTAG
- a CDS encoding SH3 domain-containing protein: protein MPHRSPRALLGLVLAATTVTALAAAGPAAAEESAHNDYKGRVTAKSGLLLRDKPTRGSRVVGIARYGSIVHIFCKTRGERVEGNYLWYLLEDGTWAWASAAFIDNIGAAPRWC, encoded by the coding sequence ATGCCGCACCGCTCCCCCCGCGCCCTGCTCGGCCTCGTCCTGGCCGCCACGACCGTCACCGCGCTCGCGGCGGCCGGTCCCGCCGCCGCCGAGGAGTCCGCCCACAACGACTACAAGGGCCGGGTGACGGCCAAGTCGGGCCTGCTGCTGCGGGACAAGCCGACCCGCGGCAGCCGGGTGGTGGGCATCGCGCGGTACGGGTCGATCGTGCACATCTTCTGCAAGACCCGCGGCGAGCGCGTCGAGGGCAACTACCTCTGGTACCTCCTGGAGGACGGCACCTGGGCCTGGGCGTCGGCGGCCTTCATCGACAACATCGGCGCGGCGCCGCGCTGGTGCTGA
- a CDS encoding FtsW/RodA/SpoVE family cell cycle protein produces the protein MTAPTAADEPPPALRLPRRRGVELSLLVGALLVAGYGYAEVGLARSGALPRDALRHGAGLALLALLAHLAVRRRAPYADPLLLPIAVLLNGLGLVLIHRLDLETPHTRAASAQLLWSTIGVGLFIAVVVAVRDHRVLQRYAYLCAATALALMVAPVLFPAVNGARIWIRLGGLSFQPAEFAKILFALFFAAYLAANRNALAYTGRRVWRLQLPTGRVLGPIAAIWLLSVGVLVLERDLGTSLLFFGLFVVMLYVATGRTGWIAVGLLLAAVGAAAVGSFEPHVHGRVEDWLHPFASIEAGQGPGQLAQSLFAFAAGGMFGTGLGSGHSVLIGFAAKSDFILATAGEELGLAGLTAVFLLYALLIARGYRTGLALTDPFGRLLAVGLASILALQVFVIAGGVTGLIPLTGMAMPFLAQGGSSVVTNWIIVALLIRVSDRARAPLPAVAAGAPVPVRTESR, from the coding sequence ATGACCGCACCGACGGCGGCGGACGAGCCCCCGCCCGCCCTCCGGCTCCCCCGGCGCCGGGGCGTCGAACTCTCCCTGCTCGTCGGCGCCCTGCTGGTGGCGGGGTACGGATACGCCGAGGTCGGCCTCGCCAGGAGCGGCGCCCTGCCGCGCGACGCGCTGCGCCACGGCGCCGGGCTGGCGCTGCTCGCCCTGCTCGCCCATCTCGCGGTCCGGCGCCGCGCCCCCTACGCCGACCCGCTGCTGCTGCCCATCGCGGTCCTGCTCAACGGGCTCGGCCTGGTCCTGATCCACCGGCTCGACCTGGAGACCCCGCACACCCGGGCCGCCTCCGCCCAGCTGCTCTGGTCCACGATCGGCGTCGGCCTGTTCATCGCGGTCGTGGTGGCCGTGCGCGACCACCGGGTGCTCCAGCGGTACGCGTACCTGTGCGCCGCCACCGCGCTGGCCCTGATGGTCGCGCCGGTCCTCTTCCCCGCCGTCAACGGCGCCCGCATCTGGATCCGGCTGGGCGGGCTCTCCTTCCAGCCCGCCGAGTTCGCCAAGATCCTCTTCGCGCTGTTCTTCGCCGCCTATCTGGCGGCCAACCGCAACGCGCTGGCGTATACCGGCCGCCGGGTGTGGCGGCTGCAACTGCCCACCGGCCGGGTGCTCGGCCCGATCGCGGCCATCTGGCTGCTCAGCGTCGGCGTACTGGTCCTGGAGCGCGACCTGGGCACCTCGCTGCTCTTCTTCGGCCTGTTCGTGGTGATGCTGTACGTGGCGACCGGCCGCACCGGCTGGATCGCGGTCGGGCTGCTGCTGGCGGCGGTCGGCGCGGCGGCGGTCGGCTCGTTCGAGCCGCATGTGCACGGCCGGGTGGAGGACTGGCTGCACCCGTTCGCCTCCATCGAAGCGGGCCAGGGCCCCGGCCAGCTGGCCCAGTCGCTCTTCGCCTTCGCGGCGGGCGGCATGTTCGGCACCGGTCTCGGCTCCGGCCACTCCGTCCTCATCGGGTTCGCCGCCAAGTCCGACTTCATCCTGGCGACGGCGGGCGAGGAGCTGGGCCTGGCGGGGCTGACCGCCGTGTTCCTGCTGTACGCGCTGCTGATCGCGCGCGGCTACCGGACCGGGCTGGCGCTGACCGACCCCTTCGGGCGGCTGCTCGCGGTGGGGCTCGCCTCGATCCTCGCCCTCCAGGTGTTCGTGATCGCGGGCGGGGTGACCGGGCTGATCCCGCTGACCGGCATGGCCATGCCGTTCCTGGCCCAGGGCGGCTCCTCGGTGGTCACCAACTGGATCATCGTGGCGCTGCTGATCCGGGTCAGCGACCGCGCCCGGGCCCCGCTGCCGGCCGTCGCGGCCGGGGCGCCCGTACCCGTTCGGACGGAGAGCCGATGA
- a CDS encoding penicillin-binding transpeptidase domain-containing protein → MTRCIRRAAALALLLLAALLVNAARVQVFQADALNANSANRRTLLARYEQPRGDILVDGDAVTGSRDSGQALRYERTYTEGPLYAPVTGYASQVYGASLVEGAEDPVLSGTSPLLAPLWGGLTRKRQPGGDAVTTIRAGVQRAAFDGLAGRRGAVAAVEPSTGRVLALVSSPSYDPGRLSGTGRAVKDAWSALNADPRQPMLNRAIRQTYPPGSTFKIVTAAAALDAGAVTDADAPTTAPDPYVLPGTSTALPNEASGCANASLAYAVVVSCNSVMAHLGVKVGLAGMLEAVGRFGFNDPRLRIPSAVAKSNFDTRMGPDQLALSSIGQFDTTATPLQMAMVAAAVANGGELRRPYLVERSTDRRGTTVAQPDHHDYGQAMSPATAVRLQQLMVDVVEKGTGTNAAIPGVRVGGKTGTAQNGVGNRGLPYAWFISWAQAPDAGQPAVAVAVVVEDAEANRADISGGGDAAPLAKAVMEAALKG, encoded by the coding sequence ATGACCCGCTGCATCCGCCGGGCCGCCGCCCTGGCCCTGCTCCTGCTGGCGGCGCTGCTCGTCAACGCGGCCCGCGTCCAGGTCTTCCAGGCCGACGCGCTCAACGCCAACTCCGCCAACCGCCGCACCCTGCTGGCCCGTTACGAGCAGCCGCGCGGCGACATCCTGGTGGACGGGGACGCGGTCACCGGCTCCCGGGACAGCGGGCAGGCGCTGCGGTACGAGCGCACGTACACCGAGGGCCCGCTGTACGCGCCGGTGACCGGCTACGCCTCCCAGGTGTACGGGGCGTCGCTGGTCGAGGGCGCCGAGGACCCCGTCCTGTCCGGCACCTCCCCCCTGCTCGCCCCGCTGTGGGGCGGCCTCACCCGCAAGCGCCAGCCGGGCGGGGACGCGGTCACCACCATCCGGGCGGGCGTGCAGCGGGCCGCGTTCGACGGGCTCGCCGGGCGGCGGGGCGCGGTCGCCGCCGTGGAGCCGTCCACCGGCCGCGTCCTGGCCCTGGTCAGCAGCCCCTCCTACGATCCGGGGCGGCTGTCGGGGACCGGGCGGGCGGTGAAGGACGCCTGGTCGGCGCTGAACGCGGATCCCCGCCAGCCGATGCTGAACCGGGCGATCCGGCAGACCTATCCCCCGGGCTCCACCTTCAAGATCGTGACGGCGGCGGCGGCGCTGGACGCGGGCGCCGTCACCGACGCCGACGCGCCGACCACCGCGCCCGACCCGTACGTCCTGCCGGGCACCAGCACCGCGCTGCCCAACGAGGCGAGCGGCTGCGCCAACGCCTCCCTCGCCTACGCGGTGGTGGTCTCCTGCAACTCGGTGATGGCGCACCTGGGGGTGAAGGTGGGGCTCGCCGGGATGCTGGAGGCGGTCGGCCGGTTCGGCTTCAACGACCCCCGGCTGCGGATCCCGTCCGCCGTCGCCAAGTCCAACTTCGACACCAGGATGGGCCCCGACCAGCTGGCGCTCTCCTCCATCGGCCAGTTCGACACCACGGCGACCCCGCTGCAGATGGCGATGGTGGCGGCGGCCGTCGCCAACGGCGGCGAGCTGCGCCGCCCCTATCTGGTCGAGCGCTCCACCGACCGGCGCGGCACCACGGTCGCCCAGCCGGACCACCACGACTACGGCCAGGCGATGAGCCCGGCGACCGCCGTCCGGCTCCAGCAGCTGATGGTGGACGTGGTGGAGAAGGGCACCGGCACCAACGCGGCGATCCCCGGCGTCCGGGTCGGCGGCAAGACCGGCACGGCCCAGAACGGCGTCGGCAACCGCGGCCTGCCCTACGCCTGGTTCATCTCCTGGGCGCAGGCCCCCGACGCGGGACAGCCCGCCGTGGCGGTGGCGGTGGTGGTCGAGGACGCCGAGGCCAACCGCGCCGACATCAGCGGCGGCGGCGACGCGGCCCCCCTCGCGAAGGCGGTGATGGAGGCCGCGCTGAAGGGCTGA
- a CDS encoding ferritin-like domain-containing protein: MSTQDLYVNGPHDPLWTVPATGAARFSWEYDDGRERLLALYQKGKDKQWDGAKRIDWALEVDPYDPLGTPDEAMTLYGTRYWSRMTEKDKGELRKHYTAWQFSQFLHGEQGAMVCAARIVESVPDLDAKFYSATQTMDEARHAEIYGRFLHEKIGMLYPVNDNLQSLLGDTLRDSRWDMPYLGMQVLIEGLALAAFGMIRDTTDKPLPKQILAYVMQDEARHVAFGRMALRDYYKQLGDAELREREEFVIEGCYLMRDRLRGVEVLENFGVPKAEAERFSEQNEFLHLFRKLLFSRIVPCVKDIGLWGKRLQQAYVDMGVLELGDSNLDLLMAEDEEIAERLDRERFAEEETARVAEVEAAIAQGAAG, translated from the coding sequence GTGTCGACGCAGGACCTGTATGTGAACGGCCCGCACGATCCCCTCTGGACGGTCCCGGCGACCGGGGCCGCCCGCTTCAGCTGGGAGTACGACGACGGCAGAGAACGTCTCCTCGCCCTCTACCAGAAGGGCAAGGACAAGCAGTGGGACGGTGCCAAGCGCATCGACTGGGCCCTGGAGGTCGACCCGTACGACCCGCTGGGCACCCCCGACGAGGCCATGACCCTCTACGGCACCCGCTACTGGTCCAGGATGACCGAGAAGGACAAGGGCGAGCTGCGCAAGCACTACACCGCGTGGCAGTTCAGCCAGTTCCTCCACGGCGAGCAGGGCGCGATGGTGTGCGCGGCGCGGATCGTGGAGTCGGTGCCGGACCTGGACGCCAAGTTCTACTCCGCCACCCAGACCATGGACGAGGCCCGGCACGCCGAGATCTACGGCCGGTTCCTGCACGAGAAGATCGGGATGCTCTACCCGGTCAACGACAACCTCCAGAGCCTGCTGGGCGACACCCTGCGCGACTCCCGCTGGGACATGCCCTACCTCGGCATGCAGGTCCTCATCGAGGGGCTCGCGCTCGCCGCGTTCGGCATGATCCGCGACACCACCGACAAGCCGCTGCCCAAGCAGATCCTCGCGTACGTGATGCAGGACGAGGCCCGGCACGTGGCCTTCGGGCGGATGGCCCTGCGCGACTACTACAAGCAGCTCGGCGACGCGGAGCTGCGCGAGCGCGAGGAATTCGTCATCGAGGGCTGCTACTTGATGCGCGACCGGCTGCGCGGGGTGGAGGTGCTGGAGAACTTCGGCGTCCCCAAGGCGGAGGCCGAGCGGTTCTCGGAGCAGAACGAGTTCCTGCACCTGTTCCGCAAGCTCCTGTTCAGCCGGATCGTCCCCTGTGTCAAGGACATCGGCCTGTGGGGCAAGCGCCTCCAGCAGGCCTACGTGGACATGGGCGTACTCGAACTGGGCGACTCCAACCTCGACCTGCTGATGGCCGAGGACGAGGAGATCGCCGAGCGCCTGGACCGCGAGCGGTTCGCCGAGGAGGAGACGGCGCGGGTGGCGGAGGTGGAGGCGGCGATCGCCCAGGGGGCGGCGGGCTGA
- a CDS encoding diiron oxygenase, which yields MTTVTESELLRDALGLLRGREEVAERLLASSAKHSFDPDKELDWAAPFEDGKWFWPPELLSLYDTPLWRKMSEEQRQELSRHEAASLGSLGIWFEIILMQLLVRHIYDKSVTSNHVRYALTEIADECRHSMMFARMIKKSGSPDYPVPRLYHNLARVLKTVSTTPGSFAATLLGEEILDWMQRLTFPDDRVQTLMRGVTRIHVVEEARHVRYAREELRRQMVTAPSWERELTRVSCGQAARVFSICFVNPKVYENVGLDRHEAVAQVKASGHRREVMQNGARRLTDFLDDIGVLQGVGRRLWRSSGLLA from the coding sequence ATGACGACCGTCACCGAAAGCGAACTGCTGCGCGACGCGCTCGGCCTGCTCAGGGGCCGCGAGGAGGTCGCCGAGCGGCTCCTCGCGTCGTCCGCCAAGCACTCCTTCGACCCCGACAAGGAACTCGACTGGGCGGCGCCGTTCGAGGACGGCAAGTGGTTCTGGCCGCCGGAGCTGCTCTCCCTCTACGACACCCCGCTGTGGCGGAAGATGTCCGAGGAGCAGCGCCAGGAGCTGTCCCGCCACGAGGCGGCCTCGCTCGGCTCGCTCGGCATCTGGTTCGAGATCATCCTCATGCAGCTGCTGGTGCGGCACATCTACGACAAGTCCGTCACCAGCAACCACGTGCGCTACGCCCTCACCGAGATCGCGGACGAGTGCCGCCACTCGATGATGTTCGCCCGCATGATCAAGAAGAGCGGCTCCCCCGACTACCCCGTCCCCCGGCTCTACCACAACCTCGCGCGCGTCCTGAAGACCGTCTCGACCACCCCCGGCTCGTTCGCGGCGACGCTGCTCGGCGAGGAGATCCTGGACTGGATGCAGCGCCTCACCTTCCCGGACGACCGGGTGCAGACCCTGATGCGCGGCGTCACCCGCATCCACGTCGTGGAGGAGGCCCGCCATGTCCGGTACGCGCGCGAGGAGTTGCGCCGCCAGATGGTCACCGCCCCCTCCTGGGAGCGCGAGCTGACCCGGGTCAGCTGCGGCCAGGCGGCCCGCGTCTTCTCCATCTGCTTCGTCAACCCCAAGGTGTACGAGAACGTGGGCCTGGACCGCCACGAGGCCGTCGCCCAGGTCAAGGCGAGCGGCCACCGCCGCGAGGTGATGCAGAACGGCGCCCGCCGGCTCACCGACTTCCTGGACGACATAGGCGTGCTGCAGGGCGTGGGCCGGCGCCTGTGGCGGAGCTCCGGGCTGCTGGCCTGA
- a CDS encoding TetR/AcrR family transcriptional regulator: MTSPAATPAYRRLSVEERRTQLLGAALSLFAHRAPEDVSLDDVAETAGVSRPLVYRYFPGGKQQLYEAALRSAADELEQCFAQPQSGPLTQRLTRALDRYLAFVDEHDAGFSALLQGGSVAETSRTTAIVDEVRRAAAEQILLHLEVRAPGPRLRLMVRTWIAAVEAASLIWLDEEKQPPLPELRDWLVDHLVALLTATAATDPQAAAVVRAALAMEPADGPAGLLARRVLPLLTDTAHLL; encoded by the coding sequence ATGACCTCTCCGGCCGCCACCCCCGCGTACCGCAGGCTCAGCGTCGAGGAGCGCCGCACCCAGCTCCTCGGCGCGGCGCTGTCGCTCTTCGCGCACCGGGCGCCCGAGGACGTCTCGCTGGACGACGTCGCCGAGACCGCCGGGGTCTCGCGCCCGCTGGTCTACCGCTACTTCCCGGGCGGCAAGCAGCAGTTGTACGAGGCGGCGCTGCGGTCCGCCGCCGACGAGCTGGAGCAGTGCTTCGCCCAGCCGCAGTCGGGTCCGCTCACCCAGCGCCTGACCCGCGCCCTGGACCGCTACCTCGCCTTCGTCGACGAGCACGACGCCGGGTTCTCCGCGCTGCTCCAGGGCGGCAGCGTCGCCGAGACCTCCCGCACCACCGCGATAGTCGACGAGGTGCGCCGGGCCGCCGCCGAGCAGATCCTGCTCCACCTGGAGGTCCGTGCGCCCGGCCCCCGGCTGCGGCTGATGGTGCGCACCTGGATCGCCGCCGTCGAGGCCGCCTCCCTCATCTGGCTCGACGAGGAGAAGCAGCCGCCGCTGCCCGAACTGCGGGACTGGCTGGTGGACCACCTGGTCGCGCTGCTCACCGCGACGGCCGCCACCGACCCGCAGGCGGCGGCCGTGGTGCGCGCGGCGCTCGCCATGGAACCGGCCGACGGCCCGGCCGGACTGCTCGCCCGCCGGGTGCTCCCGCTGCTCACCGACACCGCCCACCTGCTGTGA